ATTTGCATACATCGATTCAAACGCTGTTGAGTGCTGTGCTCCTAATTGTCCGGCGCTTCCGTTTGGTCCGCGGAACACGATCGGGCAACCAACCTGTCCACCGCTCATTGCCAGCATTTTTGAGGCAACGTTCAATATCTGGTCTAATGGTAATACCGCAAAGTTCCATGTCATAAACTCAACGATCGGGCGTAAGCCATTTTGAGCCGCTCCTACTGCAATACCTGCAAAACCAAGCTCTGCGATCGGCGTATCAATGATCCTTCTTTCGCCAAACTCGGCCAACATTCCCTGGCTCACTTTATAGGCACCGTTGTATTCGGCAACTTCTTCTCCCATTAAAAACACCCTGTCATCACGTCTCATTTCCTCTTGCATCGCTTCACGAAGCGCTTCTCTAAAAGCAATTTGTCGCATGTATTAAGTTGATTTTAAATTGTAATCGGATGCAAATTTATTCCTTCACCATCAGATAATCAAATTGAGTTATGATGATTTGGCGGCAACGTTGCCATGAAGAAAATTCCAAATTCAAATTCCGGGCAACAAATTACAGTCTGAAAATTGTTGGATGCTGCCAAATCTGGAATTTGTAATTTGGCATTTGTAATATCAATAGATGCTAAAACAAGATAAAAGGATCGACATCGTAAATGAAGTATTGGAGCTGTGCATCATTGCCTATCCCGTATCATCGTTCATAATTAGTTTGTACAAACAATACAATCAAAGAGGCAGTCTTAGTAAAAAACAATTGCAGGGTTTGTTAGGAAAAGCCTCGGATATTAAAGATGCACCTGCCGGCAAGCTGGCAACGCTGGAGGCATTGATAAATAAAATGCCCAACCGCTATAAATCTGAACTACCGGAAACGAAACCTCTATTTGAAAAAGATACCGTCGGCGGCGAATTGATAAAAGAAATACTGGCTAAATATCCGCAACATAAAAGAGTGTTGTTTTTGCAGGCGAAGTATAATAACAATGAAGTGCTCTCCGCTGCTGATATTGCGGAATTGAAAAAGTTTACGCAATTGCTGAAATGATGTATATTATTTTAAAGAAAACAAATTAGAAATACTTTGATATTGTTTTTAATTTATTAGCTTAGATGTATTATACCCCAAACAATGCAAAAGCTTTTTATCTGTTGCCTGTTATTTTTTTTCTGTTCAACGGCAAATGCCAGTATCACTGTTAGCATTATCAGCCCCACGCAAAACCAGGCGCAATTTTACAACACCATACATCTTAGCGTAGATATTTATTCTGATTACGATCTTAAATCGGTTGTAGCAACATTGAATGGACAAAAGGATACTCTCTCCAGTGATATCAATTCTATAGGTTCTTATACATCTGACTGGGTACTCAATGGAATGCCTACCAATACTCCTTTAACCTTAACCATTACTGCAATAGATTATTTCAATAATCAACAATCCAGTTCAGTAGTAGTTGTGTTTGTTTCTCCTCCTCCTGTAGTAAATAAGCCAGAGTTGCCTGTAATGTATTCCAACATTTATCCTTCTGTTCACTTAAAAGGTTCTTATACCGGTGGCGACAGTGTAACTTTTACGGTATCGGCCGTAGCAGACTATTCTCAGATATTTAGTTTTGTTGCACATAATAATATTGATACAATCATTACTATAAACTTAAAAACTATCCCTCAAGGCACTGTATATATTACTTATACTGCAACAGATAAATGGGGGCAGCATAGCGACGAAACTGTTTATGCTTTTTATGATGATAACGTTTTACTGAAAAAGTTTTATGAGGGAAAAGGAGATATAACGGACTTTAACTATGACAAAGTACTGGAAGGTTATTCTTCCTATCAAATAACAGATCTTTCCACATCTGTCTCTACTCCACTTCCCTCAACATTTACCGGAACCAATGTAATTACTCCTTATGGAGTACTTTCTAACACCGGCAATCTTTTTGATTGGAATACCCGTAAGATCTATTCTTTTCCAAATGTTTCTATTAATAATCCTGATACTCCTGCCTATGCCGGTGGCAGTGCACGTTTTAATAATTCAGGTAAATATGCTACCAGTGCTATTGTTTTTGAAAACTATGACGATCCTTATTCTGCATACATAGATATCTACCTTAATAATTTAGAAACACATACTTCTACTTTTTACGCAAGAAGCCGGGGAAATAATTATTATTATATTCCAGGTGAAAATTTTAGTCAGTATGATGTTGATAATGCCGTGGATTCCAGTGGTTATGTTGAATATGTGGATAATCCTATTTTAATAGACGAGGGATATGAACTACCGCCTATTAGTATGCATCCGGCAACTGACAACTATAATCATGCTTATATGTGGGCAACGCCTGTTATGAATACAGACGGAGCTTTTACCGGCTTATATAATGATACACTTATTATTAATCATTCAACCGCAATAGGACTGGGAGTAGATTGCGATAATTATCGATTGGAAAATAAATTTATAGCGTATGAGAAGAAAGGCCCTTCAGGCGTTACACAAATTTGGTTAAGAGATAGCCTGGGAAATAATACACAGTTAACATATTCCGGAACAGTGGATAGTTATCTTCGATCTCTTAATCCACAGGGAGATATTATTTATACTACGGGCACCACAGGTTACCTCGCTAAAAAAGGAACAACATCACCCATACAATTAGGAAATTTGAGTGGAGTTATTTATTACCGCGATTCTGCCTGGTATGAATCAAAAGGAAATACCTTATATAAATTGCTGGTAGATGCCTACTTACCTGTTACCAATGGAGATTGGAATAATCCTGCTACCTGGCAAAATAATACAGTACCCCCTGCCAATGCCGATGTTATCATTAATAATTTTACTATTACTGTAACAGCAAATGCCAGTTGTAATTCTTTAAAAATGGTTAGTCCCGGAAACGTAACCGTTTTACCGGGAGTTAATTTAACAGTCCTACATTAAGGAATAGACTAATTATCATCACATTATACCTATACGAGTACGTCGGGGACGTATGGAGAATAGGTGGTATAACCTATTGCCATAGGTACTGAACTTATACCGATACTGTTCTGAAATGATGAGTTATACATTGCGAAGTAGTGGCGCATACATTATATAAAGATGACGAATAGGTTGGTATAATGGGTAGTAACAGGTTGTCTATAGATGCTGACCAGATTAGGGATAGATGCGGCATAGATAGTTTAACGATGGTGAATAGGTTAAAGAAATAATCGTATCCTCTTATATAACGTGGTAGCATTAGGTTACTTACAATATAGTCACCACTTGCGGATGTATACACCACTATTTCCAGACGTAGTAAGCAGTAATAATTTAGTAGTGAAGATTAAGTTGATTACCTAATTCGATTGAGTTTTATAGGTAATAGGTATTACTTGCGGATGTATAAGTCACCTGCTTTTCCTATAGATAGCAGCACTCTTTAATTTGTCGCAACGTCCTCTGCGAGAGACGTTGCTAGGAATAAATCAGAGTCCTAAGATGGGTTATCTCACTTTTGTTTTAATGGGCTTAAGACCATCATTTGCATAATCATAATAATAAATTCCATCTGCAAGTTTAAAAACCTGTTTTTGAATATAAGCAGCATCAAATGTTTCGCATGCTGTAGGAATTAAAAAAAGCGGAACGATCGTTTTCCAATTCCCATTTTTATACGAATAGGTTATCATATTATAGGTACATCCGTTTTCGGGTGATTGAAAAACAGATAATTCATCCATGCCATCATTGTCCAGGTCTCCTTCATTTACAAGGTAAGCCTCGCAACAGCCAATTATAATCGGTTGAATAGCAGAATCAGAAAAGAACACTGTGTATTCATTCGGCGTTCCGTTAGGATCGTCCCTATCTCCTTTTTGTATTTTCGTTTGTACGCTATAGGCATTTATAGCGTTGTTTCTTTGCTTAAAGTTCCCGAAAATATTTTCACCCACTTTTGCACGAACAACAGCTGTATCTTTCGTTAAATATTGCATGAGCAGCCAGCCAACACTTGTTTTCTCATTACTATTTATAAAACAGGTATAGCCGAAATCATTTTTTATTTTTTGGATAAAGACCCAATCGGGTTTATTAAAATAAGCTTTGCGTTTGGTAGAAGTATCAGGTGTGGTATAAAAATATACTTTGTTGGATGCTGTTGCATTTACTGTGTAGTAACCCGGTTTAGCTTGGCTATAAGTAAACAAAGGAAAACAAAATAGAATGGGAAGTATCTTTTTCATTTTATTAAAACTATAATAAATTTTACATTTATAATTAAAACCGGCACAGGACAGGCGACTGCGCCTAATTGAGGAAATAATGAGAGACAAAAAAAATTTCGATGAATATTTATATTCCTGGCAGGCAAAGCATATTGAAGATTTGCTTGCGCCTAAAACAGGAAAAAACATATTTCAAAGAATAACAAAATGGGGGAAGGGAATACTGGTTTCCTTTCTTTTTTTATTCTCTAAATGTTCCTATACACAAACATATTTCCCCGATTCATTATCTGCAAAAAACAATAAGACATCGAAACGGGTGATGGGCTCACGTTTATTTTTGGTTGTACCTGCTGATTATGAAATGCAATTGAAAAGTATAGGCTACTATAAATTTAAGAAAAATTCAAGCACGGGCTTTCACATTGATGAGCGCTTTGATGATAATTTTTATTCCGCCACTGATGGTTTTTTAAAAAGTTCTTTTATTTTAAAAACTACTACCGCCGGCATGTGCAAAAAAGTAAAGGTGGGCAACTTTGACGGCATTTACTATAAGGGAAGTTTGAATATGCCAGCAGACAAACAAAAAACAGCCTTTCTGATGTTTGGAGATAGTAGTTTTAAAGCTACCGTATCCGGTTATTTTTTACCTGGAGATAAAATAGCAGAAACAGAAATAAATAATATATTGACAACAGTTGGTTACGATACATCTATAATCCCTGATCGTCTTGAAGTGGAAGATTTTAAGTTTAATCAAAATATTACAGGGTTTAAATATGTTAGCGATGGTAGTGAAAACCCACTAGTTTATTCGATAGATGGAGTACAGCGATCAATACAAACAAGTAAAAATATATCCTCTTTTGAACTACGTAAATATAAATGCAACAGTATAGATAGTGCAAAAAAGATTATTAAACTTAAAGTGGAGGGGCTTACAAAATCCGGCTTGGTAAAATCAACCAGTGTTCAACAAAGAAACATACAAGCCAATGGCAATGCAGCTTATGAAATGATTATGGATGGACAAGGGAAATATTTGACAGGTATAAAATTTTATGCTGTTATAATTCAAAAAGAAAATATGGGGTTGCTTTTTTGGGGTGTTGATAGAAACAATGGAGAATGGATGGATAAATTCAAATCAACAGTTCAGTCAATAACGATTGATTAATTTTCCAGTATATAGAACAATATAGTTTTAGTGATTAAAAAAGCCCCGCAATTGCGGGGCTATATTTTTTCCGTTACTTTTATTTCACTTCTTCAAACTGTGCATCTTCCACATTATCGGAACCTCCACCCTGTTGTTGTGCGCCATCATGAGGCTGTTCACCACCGTTAGGTTGAGCGCCGGCCTGCTGTGTATTGTAAATATCCTGGCTGGCGGCTGTCCATGCATTGTTCAATTCTTCTAAAGTAGCATCAATGGTAGCCAGGTCTTGCGCTTTGTGAGCTTCTTTTAATTTGTTCAATGCGGTTTCAATAACGGCTTTTTTATCTGCAGGTATTTTATCGCCGTATTCTTTCAATTGTTTTTCTGTCTGGAAGATCAAGCTATCTGCCTGGTTCACTTTTTCGATCTTTTCTTTCGCTGCTTTATCTTCTGCTTCATGCGCTTTCGCTTCGGCTTTCATTTTTTCTACTTCATCCTTGCTTAAGCCGCTACCACCTTGTATGGTGATCTTTTGTTCCTTACCGGTGCCTTTATCTTTTGCAGTAACGTGTAAGATACCATTGGCATCCACATCAAACATTACTTCAATTTGCGGAACACCACGTGGAGCCGGTGGAATACCATCCAGGTTAAACATACCTAAGCTCTTGTTTTGATTTGCTAAAGGACGTTCCCCTTGCAACACATGTATCTGTACGCCGGGTTGATTATCCGCAGCGGTACTAAATGTTTCTGATTTTTTTGTAGGGATGGTTGTGTTGGCATCGATCAAACGTGTCATCACACCCCCCATTGTTTCAATACCTAAGCTTAACGGTGTTACATCTAATAGCAACACATCTTTTACTTCACCTGTTAATACAGCACCTTGTATGGCTGCACCTACGGCAACAACTTCATCAGGGTTAACACCTTTGTTTGGTTTTTTACCAAAGAAAGTTTCTACTATTTCCTGTACTTTAGGTATACGCGTGCTACCACCAACCAATATCACTTCATCAATATCCGATTTGCTTAAGCCTGCATCTTTCAAGGCTGCTTCGCATGGCTTTAAACAACGTTCAAATAATTTATCTGCTAATTGTTCAAACTTAGCACGACTTAATTTCTTCACTAAGTGCTTAGGCACTCCGTCAACCGCAGTGATATAAGGAAGATTGATCTCTGTTTCTGAAGATGATGATAACTCAACCTTTGATTTTTCTGCTGCTTCTTTTAAACGTTGCAAAGCCATCGGGTCTTTACGCAAGTCGATCGCTTCATCTTTTTTAAATTCATCAGCCAACCAATCCATGATCACTTTATCAAAATCATCACCACCTAAATGCGTATCACCATTGGTACTTTTTACTTCAAATACACCATCACCTAATTCCAGCACCGATACGTCGAATGTACCACCACCTAAGTCAAACACTACTATTTTCTGATCGTGCTTGCCTTTATCCAAACCATATGCTAAGGCTGCTGCAGTAGGTTCGTTTACAATTCTACGAACAGTTAACCCTGCAATTTCACCGGCTTCTTTAGTTGCCTGGCGTTGCGCATCGTTAAAGTAAGCAGGCACTGTAATAACCGCTTCGGTTACATCCTGTCCAAGGTAATCTTCAGCAGTTTTTTTCATTTTCTGCAGTACCATTGCACTGATTTCCTGTGGCGTATACTGTCTGCCATCTATATCAATACGAACGGTATTATTGTCACCTTTTACTATTTTATAGCTCCAATGTGAGCTTTCTTCTGTTACTTCATCGAAACGGCGACCCATAAAACGCTTAACACTGCTGATAGTATTGTGCGGATTGGTAATTGCCTGGCGTTTGGCAGGATCTCCTACTTTACGCTCTCCGTTTTTCAAAAAAGCCACTACCGACGGGGTTGTACGGCGCCCTTCGTCGTTGGCGATCACTACCGGTTCGTTTCCTTCCATTACGGCAACGCAACTATTGGTAGTTCCTAAGTCTATTCCTATTATTTTTCCCATGATTATTGTGTTTTAAGTTCCCTATT
The Ferruginibacter albus DNA segment above includes these coding regions:
- the dnaK gene encoding molecular chaperone DnaK; its protein translation is MGKIIGIDLGTTNSCVAVMEGNEPVVIANDEGRRTTPSVVAFLKNGERKVGDPAKRQAITNPHNTISSVKRFMGRRFDEVTEESSHWSYKIVKGDNNTVRIDIDGRQYTPQEISAMVLQKMKKTAEDYLGQDVTEAVITVPAYFNDAQRQATKEAGEIAGLTVRRIVNEPTAAALAYGLDKGKHDQKIVVFDLGGGTFDVSVLELGDGVFEVKSTNGDTHLGGDDFDKVIMDWLADEFKKDEAIDLRKDPMALQRLKEAAEKSKVELSSSSETEINLPYITAVDGVPKHLVKKLSRAKFEQLADKLFERCLKPCEAALKDAGLSKSDIDEVILVGGSTRIPKVQEIVETFFGKKPNKGVNPDEVVAVGAAIQGAVLTGEVKDVLLLDVTPLSLGIETMGGVMTRLIDANTTIPTKKSETFSTAADNQPGVQIHVLQGERPLANQNKSLGMFNLDGIPPAPRGVPQIEVMFDVDANGILHVTAKDKGTGKEQKITIQGGSGLSKDEVEKMKAEAKAHEAEDKAAKEKIEKVNQADSLIFQTEKQLKEYGDKIPADKKAVIETALNKLKEAHKAQDLATIDATLEELNNAWTAASQDIYNTQQAGAQPNGGEQPHDGAQQQGGGSDNVEDAQFEEVK